A stretch of Aerococcus christensenii DNA encodes these proteins:
- a CDS encoding amidase family protein has protein sequence MKKRSHSLLRLGLTSGLLLTVFMSQGNVFYAQTIPSSEPTKAQVTSVHSLDGQKPKKEPEKQLTKVIVNKKKQVLPKKEDKQIQSEFNTPQTNSQKIKILTEKKSALEWANLVKTGQMKPEDLAIYVYQRIKKENPTLNSVIYENTPEDIADQIENLKKKDKSTMPFYGVPILVKMLIQPYRGFPNNNGLPFDKNFKPSRRTGLFVQRLQELGFVIMGSTNAPEMGLLNITNSILYGPAKNPWNLDHNPGGSSGGAAAAVAVGWMPLATGNDAGGSLRIPASWSGLVGLKPTQGAISKDSDNIGVVNFALGRSTQDLETLFKGLAKKGVAQEDKQVEVLKEFPIAYSLTSPVGTPVSAEAKQAVLQAVDFLKKEGFQVVEQAAPVDGKALMKAYFAHAVSNGSVANFIFNNHLPQKERHNLSIKDVDDQKVSLLVYALYRASVKAPKNIKQAWNTELAIIAKQMKDFHEKYPIYLTPTTATAAPLNTDPAILPEWQAKLRKIDELPTFEERLQLINDAWFHGLAKTPFTQLANLSGEPAISLPTFVTKEGLPLGIQFQSTKGSDLTLLNLGRLFESKGQFRLDKESQTLKVEPKPRPKPEPTPVPSPRPKPEPTPVPSPRPKPEPTPVPSPRPKPEPTPVPSPRPKPEPTPVPSPRPKPEPTPVPSPDMKPMPTLDLKLDSTLEPKTEENSVSTPEQKSEQTHELTSMSATELTTNSQLEHTEEWHPIQNQNLGAISARTFTVRNRQGRAHLGSIVTINPSNVPLVDTDSTSSEKKDLEKNTEESHKDESTTSSSPEEVGSSKTKNSEETTDGWNGKKKWIVVVTGATGVLAVASYSVALINKKKL, from the coding sequence ATGAAAAAACGAAGTCATTCTCTTCTTCGTTTAGGTTTAACCAGTGGATTGTTATTAACGGTATTCATGAGTCAAGGAAATGTCTTTTATGCACAAACCATTCCTTCTTCAGAGCCAACTAAGGCACAAGTGACATCAGTTCATTCACTTGATGGCCAAAAGCCAAAGAAAGAACCAGAAAAACAACTGACGAAAGTTATCGTTAATAAGAAAAAACAAGTTCTTCCTAAAAAAGAAGACAAGCAGATTCAATCTGAGTTTAATACTCCACAGACAAACAGTCAGAAAATCAAGATTTTAACAGAGAAAAAGAGTGCTTTGGAGTGGGCTAATCTTGTCAAAACTGGCCAAATGAAGCCGGAAGATTTAGCCATATATGTTTACCAGCGGATAAAAAAGGAGAACCCAACTTTAAATAGTGTGATTTATGAGAATACGCCGGAAGATATCGCTGATCAAATAGAGAATCTGAAGAAAAAGGATAAGAGTACGATGCCTTTCTACGGAGTCCCTATTTTAGTGAAGATGCTTATTCAGCCTTATCGAGGGTTCCCTAATAACAATGGATTACCTTTTGATAAGAATTTCAAGCCTTCTCGACGCACAGGTCTATTTGTTCAACGCTTGCAGGAGTTAGGATTTGTGATCATGGGATCGACTAATGCGCCAGAAATGGGCTTGTTAAATATTACGAATTCTATTCTTTATGGCCCTGCCAAGAACCCTTGGAATTTAGACCATAACCCAGGAGGTTCCTCAGGAGGAGCGGCGGCCGCTGTTGCTGTAGGTTGGATGCCTTTAGCAACTGGGAATGACGCAGGGGGGTCTTTGCGAATACCTGCTTCTTGGTCAGGACTTGTCGGCTTAAAACCAACGCAAGGAGCTATTTCTAAGGATTCTGATAATATTGGTGTGGTTAACTTTGCTCTTGGTCGGTCGACCCAAGATTTAGAAACTTTATTTAAGGGACTCGCTAAAAAGGGCGTTGCTCAGGAAGACAAGCAAGTAGAAGTTTTGAAGGAATTCCCAATTGCCTACAGTCTCACTTCGCCTGTGGGGACACCTGTCTCTGCCGAAGCCAAACAAGCTGTATTACAGGCAGTGGACTTTTTGAAAAAAGAAGGTTTCCAAGTGGTCGAACAAGCGGCTCCTGTGGATGGAAAAGCTTTAATGAAAGCTTATTTTGCTCATGCGGTATCCAATGGATCTGTTGCTAACTTTATTTTTAATAATCATTTACCACAAAAAGAAAGACATAATTTAAGCATAAAAGATGTAGATGATCAAAAGGTGAGTCTGCTGGTTTATGCACTTTACCGAGCTTCTGTGAAAGCCCCAAAAAACATTAAACAAGCTTGGAATACAGAATTAGCAATTATCGCTAAGCAAATGAAGGACTTTCATGAGAAATACCCGATTTATTTAACGCCAACGACAGCCACTGCTGCGCCGCTGAATACAGATCCTGCCATTTTACCAGAATGGCAAGCAAAACTTAGAAAAATTGATGAATTACCGACTTTTGAAGAACGTCTTCAATTAATTAACGATGCTTGGTTCCATGGATTAGCCAAAACGCCGTTTACGCAGTTAGCAAATTTATCAGGAGAACCAGCTATTAGTTTACCTACTTTTGTAACCAAAGAGGGATTACCTTTAGGTATTCAATTCCAAAGTACTAAAGGAAGCGATCTGACCCTTCTCAATTTAGGACGTCTATTTGAAAGCAAGGGGCAGTTCCGATTAGATAAGGAATCTCAGACATTAAAGGTCGAACCTAAACCAAGGCCAAAGCCAGAACCAACACCGGTACCAAGTCCAAGGCCGAAGCCAGAACCAACACCGGTACCAAGTCCAAGGCCGAAGCCAGAGCCAACACCGGTACCAAGTCCAAGGCCGAAGCCAGAACCAACACCGGTACCAAGTCCAAGGCCGAAGCCAGAGCCAACACCGGTACCAAGTCCAAGGCCGAAGCCAGAACCGACACCAGTACCAAGCCCAGATATGAAACCTATGCCAACTTTAGATCTAAAATTAGACTCTACGTTGGAGCCTAAAACTGAAGAAAATTCAGTATCAACTCCAGAACAAAAGTCGGAACAAACTCATGAGCTAACTTCAATGTCGGCCACAGAGCTAACGACAAATTCGCAACTGGAGCACACAGAGGAATGGCATCCAATACAAAATCAGAATTTAGGCGCAATTTCTGCCCGCACTTTTACAGTAAGAAACCGCCAAGGAAGAGCTCATCTAGGATCTATAGTTACAATTAATCCCTCAAATGTGCCATTAGTTGATACAGATTCCACTTCTTCAGAAAAGAAAGATCTTGAAAAAAATACTGAAGAAAGTCATAAGGATGAATCTACCACTTCTTCTTCCCCAGAGGAGGTTGGAAGTTCAAAGACGAAGAATTCTGAAGAAACTACAGATGGATGGAATGGGAAAAAGAAATGGATAGTGGTTGTCACTGGAGCAACAGGAGTTCTTGCTGTGGCAAGCTATAGTGTAGCTTTAATTAATAAGAAGAAACTTTAG
- the msrA gene encoding peptide-methionine (S)-S-oxide reductase MsrA, with protein MTEQKKSLATFSGGCFWCMVHPFDQLPGILKVVSGYTGGHVENPTYEEVCTGKTGHTEAIQITYDPDQMSYQELLTIYWQQTDPTDAMGQFADRGSSYRPVIYYHNEEQERLARASKQALEASDRFDQPIVTTVEPAQTFYPAEDYHQNFYQKNPNHYNNYRRGSGRDQFIAQNWKK; from the coding sequence ATGACTGAGCAAAAAAAATCTTTAGCGACTTTTTCAGGTGGATGTTTTTGGTGTATGGTTCATCCCTTTGATCAATTGCCGGGTATTTTAAAAGTAGTGTCTGGTTATACAGGGGGACATGTAGAGAATCCAACCTATGAGGAAGTTTGTACAGGAAAAACTGGACATACCGAAGCGATACAAATTACTTATGATCCTGACCAAATGTCCTATCAAGAGTTATTAACAATTTATTGGCAACAGACAGACCCTACAGATGCTATGGGGCAATTTGCGGATCGAGGTTCATCTTATCGTCCGGTTATTTATTATCATAATGAAGAACAAGAACGTTTGGCCAGAGCATCTAAACAAGCACTTGAAGCAAGTGATCGGTTTGATCAACCGATCGTGACAACCGTTGAACCTGCACAAACTTTTTATCCGGCAGAAGATTATCACCAGAATTTTTATCAGAAAAATCCAAACCACTATAATAATTATCGAAGGGGCTCTGGAAGAGATCAGTTTATTGCCCAAAATTGGAAAAAATAA
- a CDS encoding MerR family transcriptional regulator, with the protein MREKQLRRSKAVFPIGTVMKLTDLTARQIRYYEEQKLVAPQRTETNRRMYSLNDVDRLLEIKDYLAEGFSIQAIHRFYNRSKDTKQDTQQLTEEDVRRILYNEFLAAGGFESAPGEYPRF; encoded by the coding sequence ATGAGAGAAAAGCAATTAAGACGATCTAAAGCAGTATTTCCTATTGGGACCGTGATGAAATTGACCGACTTAACAGCTAGGCAAATCCGTTATTATGAGGAACAAAAATTAGTGGCGCCTCAACGGACAGAAACTAATCGAAGAATGTATTCTTTAAACGATGTCGATCGACTGTTGGAGATTAAGGATTATTTGGCGGAAGGCTTTAGTATTCAAGCTATTCATCGTTTTTATAACCGATCCAAGGATACTAAGCAGGATACCCAACAATTAACGGAAGAGGATGTTCGAAGAATTTTGTATAATGAATTTTTGGCTGCTGGTGGTTTTGAGAGTGCCCCAGGAGAATACCCTCGATTTTAA
- a CDS encoding SDR family oxidoreductase: MEDWLGIKGRVVIVTGASSGIGASVVQELLDDGCRVANFDIKDNGLVHENYLFLQTDVSSRENVEASVQKVVDEWGSVDALVNNAGINVPRLLVDPKDPKGKYELADNIFDKMVAINQKGVFLLAQTVARILVNKRQGVIINMCSESGLEGSEGQSPYAGSKAAVYSYTRSWAKELGKHNVRVVGVAPGILEETGLRTLAYEEALSYTRGKTVEQLRAGYASTTTTPLGRSGKLTEVSDLVAYLVSDRSSYITGTTINIAGGKTRG; the protein is encoded by the coding sequence ATGGAAGATTGGTTAGGTATTAAGGGCCGTGTAGTCATTGTCACAGGTGCATCATCAGGAATCGGAGCTTCTGTTGTCCAAGAATTGTTGGATGATGGTTGCCGAGTAGCAAATTTTGATATTAAGGATAACGGACTTGTTCATGAAAATTATCTTTTTCTTCAAACCGATGTTTCTTCACGCGAAAATGTTGAAGCTTCTGTTCAAAAAGTAGTAGATGAATGGGGAAGTGTAGATGCCTTAGTCAATAATGCTGGTATTAATGTTCCTCGCTTATTAGTTGATCCTAAAGATCCTAAAGGGAAATATGAATTAGCTGATAACATCTTTGATAAAATGGTAGCTATTAATCAGAAGGGCGTATTCCTTCTTGCTCAAACTGTTGCTCGTATTTTAGTGAATAAACGCCAAGGGGTTATCATCAATATGTGCTCAGAATCTGGTCTTGAAGGTTCTGAAGGGCAAAGTCCTTACGCAGGGTCAAAAGCTGCCGTTTATTCTTATACCCGCTCTTGGGCAAAAGAACTTGGCAAGCATAACGTTCGTGTAGTAGGTGTTGCCCCTGGGATTTTAGAAGAAACCGGCTTGCGAACCCTTGCGTATGAAGAAGCGCTTTCCTACACACGTGGAAAAACAGTGGAACAATTACGAGCAGGCTACGCAAGTACTACCACTACCCCTCTTGGTCGAAGCGGAAAATTAACAGAAGTCAGTGATTTAGTGGCTTACCTAGTTTCCGATCGGTCAAGTTATATTACTGGAACGACTATTAATATTGCTGGAGGGAAAACTAGAGGATAA
- a CDS encoding BglG family transcription antiterminator: MALVDRLYDILNILQVHSSISQQELENSLQTSRQTLRKQIQLLNQEMSDIASIVLENRKYKLIIQDYDAFEQIANGALKQGTDFNSTNKRQAYILKQLVESYTPVLIDDLASQVMVSRGTINNDINQLRKVLEVYKLSVIGTPNRGLELQGYELDIRTAYINIVLSYFNCQNLKLTDKQVILKNSPTPQTSIFTKSLLIKAVYTTVLRIKQGHHFEEDIPYYHNFIEKNIEFENFIASLEVHFNLTFSHYEITYLAFPFNIYNRYMINTNDYDQDFLYHLFQQMLRYINQKLGLTIPTHPLFEDLEQHLIYLIHRLIFRIPSRDLFLQEIKQRYPLSFEIAKLSAHILSKELHREIPEIEISYLALYFEMALSKRVAPEKRKIAVVCHTGLGTAEIIKNQLQRILGPSVQLISMTNENISQCDVKEFFAVFSTLPLDQKNYQIPVIQINTLFDEEYIRLQWKNLAKHHPLSNDQLTIILIPLHEVSDYKSCLSIMCQQLYDKGLIAKNFAEKIFQREALSPTIFDNGVAMPHAMNNHKNKTVLAIGQLHPALKTTAHSVELIFMLAIPELEQETTNEVLVQVYEFIFSAANHLNKRHKLLQTTSSKELLHIIQKGKYL, encoded by the coding sequence ATGGCACTTGTTGATCGTTTATATGATATATTGAATATTTTGCAAGTTCATTCTTCTATTTCTCAACAAGAACTTGAAAATAGCTTACAAACAAGTCGCCAAACCCTCCGTAAACAAATTCAATTATTAAATCAAGAAATGAGTGATATTGCTTCGATAGTCTTAGAAAATCGGAAATATAAATTAATTATTCAAGACTACGATGCGTTTGAGCAAATTGCTAATGGAGCTTTAAAACAAGGAACAGACTTTAACTCGACAAATAAGCGGCAAGCTTATATTTTAAAGCAACTTGTTGAAAGTTATACTCCTGTTTTAATCGATGATTTAGCCAGCCAAGTCATGGTGAGTCGAGGCACAATAAATAATGATATTAACCAATTGCGCAAAGTATTAGAAGTCTATAAACTTTCTGTTATTGGGACTCCTAATCGAGGCCTAGAACTTCAAGGTTATGAATTAGATATTCGAACAGCCTACATTAATATTGTGCTTTCCTATTTTAACTGCCAAAATCTGAAGTTAACAGATAAGCAAGTGATCCTCAAAAACTCACCCACCCCACAAACTTCTATTTTTACAAAGTCTTTATTAATAAAAGCTGTATATACAACCGTTCTTCGCATTAAGCAGGGACATCATTTTGAAGAAGACATTCCTTACTACCACAATTTTATTGAAAAAAATATTGAATTTGAAAATTTTATTGCCAGTCTAGAAGTTCACTTCAATCTTACTTTTAGTCATTACGAAATTACTTATCTTGCTTTTCCTTTTAATATTTATAATCGCTATATGATTAATACAAATGATTACGATCAAGATTTTTTATATCATCTTTTTCAACAAATGTTGAGATATATTAATCAAAAATTAGGTTTAACTATTCCTACACATCCTCTTTTTGAAGACCTTGAACAGCATCTTATCTATCTAATTCATCGTCTCATTTTTAGGATTCCTTCTCGGGACTTATTTCTTCAAGAAATCAAGCAACGGTATCCGCTATCTTTTGAAATCGCAAAACTAAGTGCTCATATTCTTAGCAAAGAACTCCATCGTGAGATTCCAGAAATTGAAATTTCTTATTTAGCTCTTTATTTTGAAATGGCACTCAGCAAACGTGTCGCGCCAGAAAAAAGGAAAATTGCCGTTGTTTGCCATACAGGATTAGGAACAGCAGAAATCATAAAGAATCAACTGCAACGAATTCTAGGGCCGAGTGTTCAACTCATTTCCATGACTAATGAAAATATTTCTCAATGCGACGTCAAAGAATTCTTTGCTGTTTTTTCTACACTTCCTTTGGATCAAAAGAATTATCAAATTCCTGTTATTCAAATTAATACACTTTTTGATGAAGAATATATTCGCTTACAATGGAAGAATCTTGCTAAACATCATCCCTTATCAAATGATCAACTGACAATCATTCTCATTCCTCTCCATGAGGTATCCGATTATAAGTCTTGTTTATCAATAATGTGTCAACAGTTATATGATAAAGGACTCATTGCCAAAAATTTTGCTGAAAAGATTTTTCAACGAGAAGCTCTAAGCCCCACTATTTTTGATAACGGTGTTGCTATGCCACATGCTATGAACAATCATAAAAACAAAACCGTTTTGGCAATCGGTCAATTGCACCCCGCTTTAAAAACAACTGCCCATTCAGTAGAACTCATTTTCATGTTAGCTATTCCAGAACTTGAGCAAGAGACTACGAATGAAGTTCTTGTCCAAGTTTACGAATTCATTTTTAGCGCCGCTAATCACCTCAATAAGCGACATAAATTACTCCAAACAACCAGTTCAAAGGAGTTATTACATATTATTCAGAAAGGAAAATATTTATGA
- a CDS encoding nitronate monooxygenase, translated as MKSICDVVGVKYPIFQGSMAAVAEAPLVGAVSEAGGLGILATAGRDGKWVRDQIHQIRQITSKPFAVNVMLLSHRTEEVLKVVVEENVKIVTTGAGNPVPFIELLKEAGIMVIPVVANAHQAQKVEDAGADAVVCEGTEAGGHVGEVTTLPLARAVIQAVNIPVVIAGGICDGRGLAAAFALGAQGVQMGTVFCASQEAPIAQEYKEAIVNCQLTDTVVIGREIGAPVRLIKSDAVKELADQIKGGLSRDEFEKLNLGALVKALTKGDTEEGIVTIGQVAGNVTAIRPVKEIIESVVTEAKEVLNNLSAF; from the coding sequence ATGAAATCAATTTGTGACGTCGTAGGTGTGAAGTATCCTATTTTCCAAGGTTCTATGGCAGCGGTTGCTGAAGCGCCTCTAGTAGGAGCTGTTTCTGAGGCTGGCGGTTTGGGTATTCTTGCAACTGCAGGTCGTGATGGGAAATGGGTTCGTGATCAAATTCACCAAATTCGCCAAATAACCTCTAAACCATTCGCTGTGAATGTCATGCTTTTATCTCATCGGACAGAAGAGGTTCTTAAGGTAGTTGTAGAAGAAAACGTGAAAATTGTGACGACAGGAGCAGGGAACCCTGTGCCATTTATTGAACTTTTAAAAGAAGCTGGTATTATGGTGATTCCTGTGGTTGCGAATGCACATCAAGCCCAAAAAGTAGAAGATGCTGGCGCAGACGCTGTCGTTTGCGAGGGAACTGAAGCAGGAGGTCACGTGGGCGAAGTAACTACTCTTCCTTTAGCACGTGCCGTTATCCAAGCTGTCAATATTCCAGTTGTTATTGCAGGTGGAATTTGTGATGGACGTGGTTTGGCAGCAGCCTTTGCTTTAGGCGCTCAAGGTGTTCAAATGGGAACTGTATTTTGTGCGAGCCAAGAAGCACCAATTGCACAAGAATATAAAGAAGCTATTGTGAATTGTCAATTAACGGATACGGTAGTTATTGGCCGTGAAATTGGAGCACCTGTTCGTTTGATTAAGAGTGATGCGGTTAAAGAATTAGCAGATCAAATTAAGGGTGGTTTGAGCCGAGATGAATTTGAAAAATTGAATTTAGGAGCTCTTGTTAAAGCATTGACCAAAGGAGATACTGAAGAAGGTATCGTTACGATTGGACAAGTCGCAGGGAATGTGACAGCTATTCGTCCAGTGAAAGAAATTATCGAAAGCGTTGTTACAGAAGCCAAAGAAGTTTTGAATAATCTTTCTGCCTTCTAA
- a CDS encoding amidase family protein encodes MISFKAHNSDATALAHRIQKGDISPIEAVEECFKRLPDLQKKTNALTYLDKEGAKNYIHHHLPKKAPFRGVPILLKGLGHAFKGYPSTAGSRLLKDAHYPQTDFFTQSLLDAGFVPIGQTNVPEFGLKYISDSALFGPVKNPMNPAYYAGGSSGGSAAAVKSGMVAIASASDGGGSIRIPASFCGLVGLKPTRGRTATGPTSFRGWEGAAIHFVLAKSVRDTASALLALQRQQDASPFQVPLLQEKDFDQAFDALHTLTIAYSTESPLGEKVSDEAILAVEKTAEALSKLGFNVKRATPKIDGKTLLKGYYLMNAAEMQAEFQSMEEAFQSPIHVGEVEPISYGLAQLGKEIKAFEYPKIFNQWDQAAYAMSLFHKDFDLFLQPTTMSPAPALSDTLYQEKDLEDLTKWSQTGNREQLFATLYSLFSTGHLTASWPFIYNLTGQPALTLPLHNCANGLPLGVMFSAPKGREDLLLALAAFLENNDLF; translated from the coding sequence ATGATTTCATTCAAAGCCCACAATTCTGATGCTACTGCCTTAGCCCACCGTATCCAAAAGGGCGACATTTCTCCCATAGAAGCTGTCGAAGAGTGTTTCAAACGTTTGCCTGATCTTCAAAAGAAAACAAACGCCCTCACCTATCTTGATAAAGAAGGTGCAAAAAATTATATTCATCATCACTTACCTAAAAAAGCCCCCTTCAGAGGTGTGCCTATTCTTTTAAAAGGCCTTGGTCATGCCTTTAAGGGATACCCTTCTACCGCAGGATCACGTCTTCTCAAAGATGCTCACTATCCTCAAACTGATTTCTTTACTCAGAGCCTCTTAGATGCCGGATTTGTTCCTATCGGCCAAACCAACGTCCCTGAATTTGGATTAAAATATATCAGCGACTCTGCCCTCTTTGGTCCTGTTAAAAATCCAATGAATCCAGCCTACTACGCGGGTGGCTCTAGCGGTGGCTCTGCCGCTGCCGTCAAATCGGGAATGGTTGCGATAGCTTCCGCTTCAGATGGAGGAGGTTCTATCCGTATTCCCGCTTCATTCTGCGGATTAGTCGGTTTAAAACCTACCAGAGGACGCACAGCTACGGGGCCCACTTCCTTTAGAGGATGGGAAGGTGCAGCCATTCACTTCGTTCTCGCCAAGTCCGTTCGTGATACCGCATCTGCTCTTCTCGCTCTTCAACGACAACAAGACGCTTCTCCTTTTCAAGTCCCTCTTCTCCAAGAGAAAGACTTCGACCAGGCTTTTGACGCCTTGCACACTTTAACCATTGCCTACTCAACAGAATCCCCCTTAGGAGAAAAAGTATCTGATGAAGCCATTTTAGCCGTTGAAAAAACAGCAGAAGCTCTCTCAAAATTAGGCTTTAATGTCAAAAGAGCTACCCCCAAAATTGATGGGAAGACCTTACTCAAAGGCTACTACCTCATGAACGCCGCAGAGATGCAAGCTGAATTTCAAAGTATGGAAGAAGCCTTCCAATCCCCTATCCATGTGGGAGAAGTCGAACCCATCTCTTATGGACTTGCACAACTCGGAAAAGAAATTAAAGCCTTTGAATATCCTAAAATTTTTAATCAATGGGATCAGGCAGCTTACGCCATGTCACTCTTTCATAAAGATTTCGATCTCTTTTTACAGCCTACTACAATGTCTCCAGCACCCGCCTTATCTGATACACTTTATCAAGAAAAAGATCTTGAAGATCTGACTAAATGGTCACAGACAGGAAATCGTGAGCAACTCTTTGCTACGCTTTACTCACTCTTCTCAACCGGACACCTTACTGCTTCTTGGCCATTTATTTACAATTTAACAGGACAACCTGCACTTACTCTTCCTCTTCATAATTGTGCAAACGGTCTGCCACTCGGCGTGATGTTTTCCGCACCAAAAGGTAGGGAAGATCTCCTATTAGCTCTAGCCGCTTTCTTAGAGAATAACGATCTCTTTTAA
- a CDS encoding HAD family hydrolase: protein MDGKNKGYQLPKAVIFDLDGTLVDTEKIYHQGWHTVLAEYGVQVTEEQLNQLRGHTRTDNNSLVQSWLGGDEEKMLEARAKRDAYFDQAIAKGAIRVKSHILTLLNFLKDRGVHLGVATSSYQKRGLSELEASQLLQYFEVVVYGDQVQRGKPQPDIYQKALEKLKVAAEEACAVEDSVTGLLSAVHAGLRTYFLPECDLTDEEKKYVDHPLNGGTFASAKELVDYLKER from the coding sequence ATGGATGGGAAAAATAAAGGTTATCAACTGCCAAAAGCAGTGATTTTTGATTTAGATGGCACCTTGGTGGATACGGAGAAGATTTATCATCAGGGATGGCACACAGTATTAGCTGAATACGGGGTTCAAGTGACAGAAGAACAGCTCAATCAATTGAGAGGGCACACCCGAACGGACAATAATAGCCTTGTTCAATCTTGGTTAGGAGGAGACGAGGAAAAGATGTTAGAGGCAAGAGCGAAAAGAGACGCTTATTTTGATCAAGCAATTGCCAAAGGGGCTATTCGCGTGAAATCTCATATTTTAACTTTGTTGAATTTTCTAAAAGATAGAGGGGTACATTTAGGTGTAGCGACTTCGTCTTATCAAAAACGTGGTTTATCCGAATTAGAAGCGAGTCAACTTTTGCAATACTTTGAAGTGGTGGTTTATGGGGACCAAGTTCAAAGAGGGAAACCCCAGCCGGATATTTATCAGAAAGCTTTGGAAAAATTAAAAGTTGCAGCAGAGGAAGCTTGCGCGGTAGAAGATTCAGTGACGGGTTTGTTAAGTGCTGTTCATGCAGGTTTACGAACTTATTTTTTGCCGGAATGCGATCTTACAGATGAAGAGAAAAAGTACGTTGATCATCCCTTAAATGGAGGAACTTTTGCTAGTGCAAAGGAGTTAGTGGACTATTTAAAGGAAAGATAA
- a CDS encoding fructose-6-phosphate aldolase, which translates to MKLVLDTANIEKVKEYIEYLPVEGVTTNPSILKKEGGVEPIQHLKRLQEIIGRDKDLHVQVIANDYQGILDDAHRIVENINDRVCVKVPVTKDGLKAIKRLTREGIRITATAIYTDMQALLAAEMGAEFLAPYINRMENLGIDPYETIYWLNGQLERSGLETKILAASFKNVSQVTKTLSAGAEWVTLGEGVVDKLLGHANVQEAVRDFSKDWEDVYGRQIF; encoded by the coding sequence ATGAAACTAGTATTAGATACTGCTAATATAGAAAAAGTAAAAGAGTACATTGAATATTTACCTGTTGAAGGAGTGACTACCAATCCAAGTATTTTGAAGAAAGAGGGAGGAGTAGAGCCTATTCAACACCTCAAGAGGTTACAGGAAATTATTGGAAGAGATAAAGATTTACATGTACAAGTTATTGCTAATGATTATCAAGGCATTTTGGACGATGCTCATCGAATTGTAGAAAATATTAATGACCGAGTGTGCGTAAAAGTTCCAGTTACGAAAGATGGATTGAAAGCCATAAAAAGGCTCACACGAGAAGGGATTCGTATTACGGCAACGGCTATCTATACGGATATGCAGGCTTTACTTGCTGCAGAAATGGGGGCAGAATTTCTTGCTCCGTATATTAATCGCATGGAAAATTTAGGAATAGATCCTTATGAAACGATTTATTGGTTAAATGGACAGTTAGAGAGAAGTGGCTTGGAAACAAAAATTTTAGCTGCTTCTTTCAAAAATGTTAGCCAAGTAACAAAGACTTTGTCAGCTGGAGCAGAGTGGGTAACTTTAGGTGAAGGAGTTGTAGATAAGCTTTTGGGACACGCTAATGTACAAGAGGCGGTTAGAGATTTCTCAAAAGATTGGGAAGACGTCTATGGTCGACAGATTTTTTAG
- a CDS encoding transcriptional regulator GutM: MSFIYLFAGMALAAFLCQSLFGYYQIKHFNHVYQVLRQKGRVAIGRRAGKIQAGTIVMFAIDDTGKILDARLMQGISVIARFKTLPDYIGEDLNFIDRYHPLVQKENKLTQLAMENAREIYLRVEMGNYEEEPSLSPLQKLSQGLSQVTTKIENKIKGRE; the protein is encoded by the coding sequence ATGAGTTTTATTTACTTATTTGCTGGAATGGCTTTGGCAGCTTTTTTGTGTCAATCCCTATTCGGTTACTACCAAATTAAACATTTTAATCATGTTTATCAGGTTTTAAGGCAAAAAGGAAGGGTAGCTATTGGGAGAAGAGCAGGTAAAATCCAAGCAGGAACCATTGTCATGTTTGCAATTGACGATACAGGGAAAATTTTAGATGCGCGTCTGATGCAAGGCATTTCGGTGATTGCACGTTTTAAAACCTTACCTGATTACATCGGCGAAGATTTAAATTTTATTGACCGTTATCATCCTCTGGTTCAAAAGGAAAACAAATTAACGCAATTAGCCATGGAAAACGCGCGCGAAATTTATTTGCGTGTTGAAATGGGAAATTACGAAGAAGAGCCTTCGCTTTCTCCTTTGCAAAAACTTTCTCAAGGCTTATCTCAGGTCACTACAAAAATTGAAAATAAAATTAAAGGACGTGAATAA